The genomic segment TCGGCCAGTTCATGCTCGACCTGCACACGGGCGAGCACGGCTATACCGAGGTGGTGCCGCCGGTCCTCGTGCGCGACGAGGCGATGTTCGGCACGGCACAATTGCCGAAATTCCGCGACGATCAGTTCGCTACTAGTTTCAGCGACAAACAAATTTTAGATCTTTTCGACGGAATGGTTTCCCAAGCTTACCTTGACGCTGAAAAGATGGCCTCAGAAGATGGGAAGTACCAGATCGAAGGCCTGAAAGAAATATTCGAGCAGCAGCGACCTATTTGGCGAGCACGATTTGACTCCGAAAAAGATGCTCAGTTGCGCCGCTGGCTGATCCCCACGGCGGAAGTCCCGCTCACCAACCTCGTGCGCGAAAGCATCCTCGCGGAGGACGAGCTTCCCTTGCGCTTCACCGCGCTCACCCCCTGCTTCCGCGCGGAGGCCGGGGCGGCGGGGCGCGACACCCGCGGCATGCTGCGCCAGCACCAGTTCAACAAGGTCGAGCTGGTCTCGATCACCGCTCCGGAAAAATCGGCCGAGGAGCACGAGCGGATGCTCGCCTGCGCCGAGGCCGTGCTGCAGAAGCTCGATCTCACCTATCGCGTCATGACGCTGTGTACCGGTGACATGGGCTTTGCCTCCCAGAAAACCTACGACATCGAGGTCTGGGTGCCGGGCCAACAGACATACCGCGAGATTTCGTCCTGCTCGGTCTGCGGCGAGTTCCAGGCGCGGCGGATGAATGCGCGCTACCGGGCCAAGGAGGGCAGGGGGGTCGGCTTCGTCCACACCCTGAACGGCTCGGGCGTCGCGGTCGGCCGCGCGCTGATCGCCGTGATGGAAAACTACCAGAACCCCGACGGCAGCGTCACGATCCCGTCGGCGCTCCAGCCCTACATGGGCGGCCTCACCCGGATCGAGGGACCGAAGAACTGATGCGCATCCTGGTCACCAACGACGACGGCATCCACGCGCCGGGCCTGGAGACGCTGGAAGGCATCGCCCGCGTGCTCAGCGACGATGTCTGGGTGGTCGCGCCCGAGACCGATCAATCGGGCGTGTCGCACTCGCTCTCGCTCAACGATCCGCTGCGCCTGCGCCAGATTGGGGAAAAGCGCTTCGCGGTGAAGGGCACGCCCTCGGACTGCATTATCATGGGGGTGGCCCACATCCTCAAGGACCACAAACCCGACCTCGTGCTCTCGGGGGTCAACCGCGGCCAGAACGTGGCCGAGGACGTGACCTATTCCGGCACCATCGCCGGGGCGATGGAGGGCACGATCCTCGGCATCCGCTCGATCGCGCTGAGCCAGGCCTACGGCGCGGGCGGGCGGGCCAACCTGAAATGGGCCTGCGCCGCCACGCATGGGCCGCGGGTGATCGAGAAGATCCTCGAGATCGGCATCGAGCCCGGCATCCTCGTCAACGTCAACTTCCCCGATTGCGAGCCGGAGGACGTGCAGGGCGTGGCGGTCTCGGCGCAGGGCCAGCGCAATCAGGCGCTCCTGCAGATCGATGCCCGCCACGACGGGCGCGGCAATCCCTATTTCTGGCTCGCCTTCGCCAAGGCGCGGTTCGAGCCCGGCAACGGCACCGATCTCAAGGCGATCGCCGAGAACCGAATCTCGGTGACGCCGCTGCGGCTCGACCTCACCGACGAGCCGGAACTGACCCGCTTCGCCGCGGCGTTCCGGGCGTGAGCGGGGGCGGCCGTCCGGGCCCTCATGCCGCCTGAGGCCGGAGAGCCCGACGAACGGGCCGAACGGCTGTCCGCGGGGCTGGCGGAGGCGACCGGCAACGCCGCCTTCGTGCTGGCCCTGCGCGAGCGGGGCGTGCGCGACACCGCCGTGCTGCGGGCGATGGAACAGGTCCCGCGCGAGCGCTTCGCGCCGCCGGCTCTGCGCCCGCATGCGCGGCGCGACATCGCCCTGCCGCTCGCCTGCGGTCAGACCATGACCGCGCCGAGCGTCGTCGCGCAAATGCTCGGTGCCCTCGACCTCGCCCCCGGCCAGCGCGTGCTGGAGGTCGGCACCGGCACGGGCTACGTCACCGCCCTGCTGGTGCGGCTCGGGGCCGCTCATGTGCGCAGCCTGGAGCGCTACGAGGGGCTCGCCCGCGCGGCACGGGCGCATCTGGGGCGCGACCTTTCCGACGTCACCGTCGAGACCAATGACGGGCTCGCGCCCGAAGTCGTGCGGGGCGGAAGCTACGACCGCATCCTCGTCAACGGCAGCCTCGCCGCGCTGCCACCGCACCTCCCCGCCGCGCTCAAATCCGGCGGCCGGCTGGTGGTGGGCCATTGGACCGGGCGGGGGAGCCGGCTCGTGACGCTGACCCGCGACAGCGCGGCCGCCTACGCCCGGACGGAGGGGGCGGCCCTGCGCCTCGGCCCTCTGACGCCGGGGCGTGCGCTGGCGCCGTAGCGGCTCGACGACGGTTCGGCGTGTCCCCGTCAAGCGGAGGTCTCGCCCGCTCGGACTTGCGATCGGCCCCGTTGCCAGACTCCCTCAACCTTTACGGAACCCGCGTGAATCCGATCCCCGCGACGATCTCGGGAACGGTTGCTTAACCTGAATCCCGTTTGAATAGCTCATCACGTTGCGTCAGTGTTTAAGCGGGTGCGTCGATGCGGGTTCGGGGGAAAATACTGGGCTTGAGGACGCTGTCGCGCTTCGCCCTCATCGGTATGATCGGCGGTGGCACCGCTGCTTGTTCGTCGGACGCCTCGCGTCTCGGCGATCCCTTCACCAACCCGTTCGCGTCGCTGACGGGTGAGCCCTCGGCCACCGGCAGCCTGCCGAATGACGGCGTCGAGAGTGAGATGGCGCCGGCGCCTGCGATCCGCACGCCGCGCATCCAGTCTCAGGCGCTGCCCGCTCCCGGCCCGGCCCTGTCGCCGCGCCCCGGCGCGGTCAGCGCCGCCCCGGCCGCGCCCCGGACTGTGACCCGCGTCGCGACGGCCGAGCCGATCTCCGGCGGCATGGCGAGCAACGTGGCTGGCCTGAACCCCGATGCGGGCCGCGCGATGACGCCGCGTGCCTCCGCCCCGGCGCCGCAGCCCAAGCTCCAGTTCGGCAAGCCCGTCGATAAGGCGGCTGAGAAAGCGGCTGAGAAGCGCGCCGCCGAAGCCGCTGCCGCGAAGGCGGCCGAGGCCCGCCGCGACGCCGAGCGGCAGGTTGCCGCCGCCAAGGTCGCCGAGGCCAAGGCGGCCGAAGCCAAGGCCGCGGAAAAGGCGGCGCAGTCGAAGAAGCTCGCCGACGCCAAGGCGGCTGAGGCGAAGAAGGCGGCGGAGGCGGCCAAGCATCCGCGTCCGGGCCAGAAGGGTGCCGAGAAGGTCGCCAAGGCCGAGCCGAAGGTCGATCCGAAGGATGCGGCCAAGGAGGCGGCGAAGGCTGAGGCCGCCCGCAAGGCCGAAGCCGACGCCAAGCAGGCCAAGGCGGACGCCGCCAAGAAGCTTGCCGAGGCTCGCGCCGCGGAAACGGCCGCGAAGGCCGCCGCCAAGGAGAGCAAGGAGGCCGCCAAGGCGTCCGCGAAGGAAGCGGCACCGGCTGCCCCCGTGAAGGTCGCCAGCGCCGACGCCTCCGCCCCGATCCCGGCTGCCGCCCCGCAGGCCGCGGCCGAGTCGTTCCGCTGGCCGGCCAAGGGCCGCATCATCAATGCCTACGGCTCGTCCGGCAACGAGGGCATCAACATCGCCGTGCCCGAGGGTACGCCGGTCAAGGCCGCCGAGGACGGCACCGTGGCTTATGCCGGCTCCGACGTGAAGGGCTACGGCAAGCTGGTGCTGGTGCGGCACAACAACGGCTACGTCTCGGCCTACGCCCATAACGGCGAGCTGGACGTGCGCCCCGGCGAGAAGGTGAAGCGCGGCCAGACCATCGCCAAGTCGGGCGCCACCGGCAACGTCACCTCGCCCCAGCTCCACTTCGAGCTGCGCAAGGGCGCGACCCCGGTCGATCCGATGCCCCATCTCGGCGGCTGATTGTTTCCGATCCCCACAGACGAAGGGCGGCTCCTCACGGAGCCGCCCTTTTTCGTTTTGGGTCTCGTCAGCGCGGCCGGCATGCCCCTCTCCCCGCGTGCGGGGAGAGGGGCATGCGGAAAGACTACCCGTCGAGCCGCTGACCCAACCGCCCGGCGAGATCCTGGATGAACTGGAACGCGGTGCGCCCGGAGCGTGAGCCGCGGGTCGTGGCCCATTCGAGCGCCTCGGCCCGCACCCGGTCCGGCTCCACATCGAGCGCGTAGCGCTCCACATAGGCGCGGATCATCGCCAGATATTCGTCCTGGCTGCATTTGTGGAAGCCGAGCCAGAGGCCGAAGCGGTCGGAGAGCGAGACCTTCTCCTCCACCGCCTCACCGGGATTGATCGCGGTGGAGCGCTCGTTCTCGACCATCTCGCGGGCCAGCAGGTGGCGCCGGTTCGAGGTGGCGTAGAACAGCACGTTGCCCGGCCGCCCCTCGATGCCGCCGTCGAGCGCGGTCTTGAGCGACTTGTAGGAGGTGTCGTCGGCATCGAACGAGAGGTCGTCGCAGAACACCAGCCAGGGGTGCGGGTCGTTCCGGAGCAGGCTCATCAGCTCGGGCAAAGCCTCGATGTCCTCGCGGTGGATCTCCACGAGCTTCATCGGCCGCGCGCCCTCCGGCCGGCGGGCGTTGATCTCGGCATGGGCCGCCTTGACCAGCGAGGACTTGCCCATGCCGCGCGCGCCCCAGAGCAGGGCGTTGTTGGCCGGCAATCCACGGGCGAAGCGCTCGGTGTTCTCCACCAGGGTGTCGCGGGCCCGGTCGATGCCGGTGAGGAGGCCGATCTCGACGCGGTTGACCCGCGGCACCGGGATCAGCCGCCGCTCGGGCCCCCACAGGAAGGCGTCGGCGGCGCTCGTATCCACCTTCGGGACGGTGGACGGGGCGGCGCGCTCCAGGGCTGCGGCGATCCGCTCCAGAAGCGGCAGGAGATTCGGAATGGGGTCGGCAGGCGTCGGCTCTGAAGCCATGATCTCGGGTCCGGTTGCGGGGGAGGGCGGCCGCCCTCGCTGAGGTGGCGCCTTGTAGGCGAAGGTCGAAAGAAAGGGGAACCGCGGTGGCGGCGGCCCGGATGCATCCCAGGGCTTCGCCCTGGTTTTACTACGGCCTCAAGCGCCGGCGGCCGCCTCCGCGGCCTCAGGCTGTCGCTCCGCTCGATGCTGTCCGGGGCTCACGCCCCGAAAAGCCCGCTCCGCGCGGCGCTCTTCGCGCCGCGAAGCCGCCCGAGCGGCTTCGAAGCGATTGCCCTGCGGATGCATCACCCGCCGTTGCTTTCGAATCGCCCGTCGCTATAGTCCGCGCGCTTTCCGGCAGGTCAGATCTGGCCCGCCGGTCCTGGCAAGTCTCTTTTTGGCAAGTCGCTTTCGGCAAGCCGGTTTTGACAAGCCCGTCGTCGCAAGGCACCGGTCCCGCCGGGCCTCACGGGCCGTCTGCCCTCGATCAGGAGTTTCTCGCGTTGATCACCCCCGCCTTCGCGCAAGGAGTCGGTGCCGGAAGCGGCGCGGATGTCGCGTTGCAGTTCGTGCCCTTCGTCCTGATCTTCGTGATCATGTATTTCCTGATCCTGCGCCCGCAGCAGCGCCGGCTCAAGGATCACCAGAACATGGTGAAGAACGTGCGCCGCGAGGACACCATCGTGACCACGGGCGGCCTCGTCGGCCGCGTCACGAAGGTCGCGGACGACGCCACCGAGATCGAGGTCGAGATCGCCCCGAACGTGCGCGTGAAGGTGGTCCGTTCGATGATCTCCGAGGTTCGCGTCAAGGGCGCCCCGGTCAAGGCCTCCTGAGAGGTCACATGAGGGTGCCGGCGCACAGGCCCGGCACCTTTCGGTAAACCCAGTCGGAACCGGGCGGATGTTGCGCTTCTCGAGAACCAAGATTTTCGCGACCCTGGCCATCATCCTGATTGGTCTGAGCCTCGCAGTGCCGAGCTTCTTCTCGAAGGAGCAGCGCGAGGCCTTCGTCAACGCGCTGCCGAAATCGATCCAATGGATGGTGCCGACCCGGGCGATCGTGCTCGGCCTCGACCTCCAGGGCGGCTCGCAGATCCTCTTAGAGATCGACCAGCCCGACCTCGTCCGCTCGATGGTCACCGGCCTGCGCGACGACGTGCGCCGCATCCTGCGCGAGGCCGCGGTCTCGCCGGACGGCGGCATCCGCGTCATCAACCGCGGCGTCGAGCTGCGCATCCCCGATGTGGCGGCCCGCGCGAAGGTGATGCCGAAGCTGCGCGAACTCGCAGCCCCCATCAACAACCCGCTCGCCGCCGGCGGCCAGACCCTCACGGTCAACGAGGCCGAGAACGGCACGATCCAGCTCGTCCTCACCGAGGCCGGCATCAACGACCGCACCCGCCGCGCCGTCAGCCAGGCCATCGAGGTCGTGCGCAAGCGCATCGATTTCGGCGGCACCAAGGAGCCGTCGATCCAGCAGCAGGGCGCCAGCCGCATCCTCGTCCAGGTGCCGGGCCTGCAGAACCCGCAGGAGCTGGAGGACCAGCTCGGCAAGACCGCCAAGCTCGAATTCCGGATGCTGGCCGATTCGCCCTCCGGTGACGTCGACATGCTCGCCTCGAAGGACGAGGGCGGCGCCAAGGTGCCGGTCGAGCGCCGCGTCATGGCCGATGGCAGCGATCTCACCGACGCCCAGCCCGCCTTCGACCCGCAGACCCACGAGCCGATGGTGAGCTTCAAGTTCAACCTGCGTGGCGCCCAGCGCTTCGGTCAGGCGACCTCGGAGAATGTCGGCCGGCGCATGGCGATCGTGCTCGACAACGTGATCCAGTCGGCCCCGGTGATCCGCTCGGCGATCACCGGCGGCACTGGCCAGATCACCGGCAACTTCACCGTCAAGGACGCCAACGACCTCTCGGTGCTGCTGCGGGCCGGTGCCCTGCCGGCCAAGCTCACCGTGGTCGAGCGCCGCGTCGTCGGCCCCGGCCTCGGCCGCGACTCGATCGAGGCCGGCAAGATGGCGACCCTGGTCGCGGGCGGCCTCGTCATTGCCTTCATGTTCGCGACCTACGGCACCTTCGGCTTCATCGCCAACATCGCCCTGATCGTGCACGTCGGCCTGATCCTCGGCCTGATGTCGGTGCTGGAGGCGACGATGACGCTGCCGGGCATCGCCGGCATCGTGCTCACCATCGGCACGGCGGTCGATTCGAACGTGCTGATCTACGAGCGCATGCGCGAGGAAGCCCGCGGCGGCCGCTCCCTGGTCTCGGCGCTTCAGGCCGGCTTCGACCGGGCGTTCGCCACCATCATCGACTCGAATTCGACCATGGCGATCGCCGCCCTGCTGCTGTTCTTCATGGGCTCGGGCCCGGTGAAGGGCTTCGCCGTGGTGTTCATCCTCGGCATCCTCACCACCGTCATCACCGCCGTGACGCTGACGCGCATGATGATCGCGCTGTGGTACAACTGGTTCCGGCCCAAGGCCCTGCCGTTCTAGGGGCGCCGCCGCCTCGTTCCCGGCGCGGCCCACGCGCCGCGCGAAAGCTGAAATCTCAGGGGATGCGCTCGGAGCGCCCCCTTCGCTTCGAGACCGACCATGCGCCTGCTTCGCCTCTGGCCCGACGAATCGCATTTCGACTTCATGCGGTTCCGGCGCGTCACCTTCCCGCTTTCGGCGGTGATGTCGGTCGTGACCCTGGTGCTGTTCATCACCGTCGGGCTCAATTACGGCATCGACTTCAAGGGCGGCACCCTGGTCGAGCTTCAGGCCAAGGCCGGGCAGAAAGCGGACGTCGCCGAAATCCGCCACACCGCCAACGGGTTCGGCTTCGGCGAGACCGAGGTGCAGGAACTCGGCGGCGAGGGTCAGGTGCTGGTGCGCTTCCCGCTCCAGGCCGGCGAGCAGGGCCAGACCGCGGTGATGCAGAAGGCGCACGCCGCCTTCGACGCGAGCTACGATTTCCGCCGCACGGAGACCGTGGGGCCGCGCGTCTCGGGCGAACTCGTGCAGTCCGGCACGATCGGCGTCGTGCTCTCGGTGCTGGCGGTGCTGCTCTACCTGTGGTTCCGCTTCGAGCGGGAGCTGGCGCTTGGCGCCATCGTCGGCACCCTGCACGACATCGTGTTGACGGTCGGCGTGTTCATCATCACCCGCATCGAGTTCAACATGACCTCGATCGCGGCGATCCTCACCATCGTCGGCTACTCGCTCAACGAGACCGTGGTGGTGTTCGACCGGACCCGCGAGCTGATGCGCCGCTACAAGACGATTCCGGTGGTGGAACTGCTCAACCTCTCGATCAACTCCACCATGTCGCGCACGGTGATGACCTCGCTCTCCACCACCCTGTCGCTGGTGGCGCTGGTGCTGTTCGGCGGCGAGGCAATCAAGGGCTTTGCCGTGGTGATGCTCTGCGGCGTGGTGATCTGCACCTACTCCGCGATCTTCGTCTCGACCCCGTCGCTGATCTATATCGGCCTGCGCCTGTCCGGTGCGAAGGCGTCGCAGCGCGAGTCCGGCCTGCCGCAGGCGGCCGAGTAGGGCGCGGCGTGCGGCGGGAGGTGCGAGACCGGACGGGGACGTCTTTCTCCGCCCCGGCGGTTGAGAGGGACGCCCGCGCTTCCGACATGCTCCGGTACGGAATGCGGGCGAGCGGAGGCATGGCGTGAGCGAGGGACGAATCCCCGGGCAGATCCATGACGGCTTCCTGCCCGGCCGCCACGGCATCGACGCCTACGGCAATGGCGGCTTCCGCTTTGGGCAGATGTCCCACCGGGGCTCAATCCTGCTGCTGCCCTCCGGCGTGCGCGCCTGGGAGGTGAACGAGCCCGCCGGCATCGACGGGACGAGCCTCGGCCCGGTGCTCGCCGAGGCCGAGGGGATCGAGCTGCTCCTGATCGGCACCGGCGCCGAGATCGTGTTCCTGCCCGAAACTTTGCGCCAGCGCCTCAAGGCCGCAGGCATCGGCCTCGACACGATGCAGACGGGGGCGGCCGCACGGACCTACAACATTCTGATGGCCGAGAACCGCAAGGTCGCGGCCGCGCTGATCGCCGTCTAGAGCCATGCCCGGCTGATTGCATCAGGTCGGGCATGGCTCTAGGTCCTTGTTTTGTCGCGCTTTCTTTCGACGAACCGGCATCCACTTCGTCGGAAAGCACTTAAAGTTCCGAACGCCGCGTGAGCCCCGCTCCATGACGCGCCCCGAGACCCGAACCGAGACGAGCCCGGAGGCCGGCAATGGCGGACTCGCCTTCGCCTTCCGGCATTGCGAGGAACTGGTGCGCGAGAGCGACCCGGACCGCTACTTCGCGGCCCTGTTCGCGCCTGCCGCCTTCCGGCCGCACCTCTTCGCGCTCTCCGCCTTCAGCCTGACCATCGCCCGCGTCCGTGAGGCGGCCTCGAACCCGATGGCGGGGGAGATCCGCCTGCAATGGTGGCGCGACGCGCTCCAGGGGGAGGCGCGCGGCGACGTCCGGGCCAATCCCGTCGCCGCGGCCCTGGACGATGCGATCGTCACGCGCCGCCTCGGACGCCAGCCCTTCGTCGACCTGATCGATGCCCGGGTCTTCGACCTCTATGACGATCCGATGCCGCGGGTGAACGATCTGGAGGGCTATTGCGGCGAGACCGCCTCGGCGCTGATCCGCCTTTCCGGGCTGGTGCTCGCCGACGGGGCCGAGCCCGGCGGCGCGGCGGCCGCCGGCCATGCGGGCGTCGCCTACGGCATCACCGGCTTGTTGCGGGCGCTGCCGTGGCACGCGCGTCAGGGACAGGTCTACCTGCCCGGTGACCTGCTGCGCCAGAACGGGGTCACGCGTGAGGACATCGTCTCGGGCCGGGGCGGGCCGGGCCTCGTGCGAACCTGCGCCGAATTGCGAGCGCTGGCACGGCGCCACCTCGCCGCCTACGAGGCGGCTCGCAGCACCATCGCTCCGGCGGCCCGTCCCGCCTTCCTGCCGACGGCGCTGGTCGAGCCCTATCTCGCGGCGATGGAGCGGGCCGGCTACGATCCGCTCAACAGCGTGATCGAGATCCCTCGCTGGCGCCGCCTGTGGCGGCTGTGGCGGGCGGCGCGCACCGGGCGATAGAGACGTTTCACACGCTTATAGAAGCTCCTCCCCGCGAAGGGGAGGAGCTCGATGGAGCAGGGCGTCAGCGCGCCTTCTTCGTCAGCTTCTGGGCGATCTCGAACATCTCCTCCGGCGCATAATCGGGCGCGAAGGCCGAGGGAATGCCGGTGAGCTGGTGGATCTTGCCGCCGTCGGGCATGCCCTCCACGATCTCCAGCTCGCCCGGGGGATCGCCCGGCAGGGCGTGCTCGCTGCTGTTCCAGATCCCGGCGATGTCGCGGTAATCGTTCGGGCTCCAGGTGTAGAGCCGGCGATGCGACCCCTCCTGCAGGTACTTCTGGCACTCGGGGATCTTGTCGAGGTTGATGTTCGGGGTCGGCAGGAACTTGTCGAGGTCGACGCCGGTGATCTGCTTCAGCGCCAGGGCGTAGGCGTGGGCGTGGACCGAGCCGCGCACCAGCAGGTAGCCGCAGACCTCACGACCGGTCGGGTCGGACAGGGTCTCGTAGACCCGCAGCTTGTGCAGCCGTGCGCCGCATTCGAGGTGGAAGTTGTGCAGGAGATCGACGACGACATTGCCCGTCGAGGTGATGAAGTCGTTGTTCCACGAAGCGCCGTTGCTGTTGATCGGCGCCGAGCCCCCCCCGTTCGACAGGAAGGCCGCGGCAAGCCGGATGTCCTTCATGTCCTCGAACGGCGCGCCCGAAATGTCGCCCCCGTCCGTCTCGTCGCCGTCGTTGTCGGGCCCGTTATTGAGCATGGCCACGCCGTTGCTCACGAGCTCGACGTGGCCGAGTTCCTCCGCCGTGATGCTGGAGACGAGGCTGTAGAACGGCTTGAGCTTGTCCTTGCTGCGGAAATTGAAGCTCTGGAACATATAGTTCCCGAGCGTGGACATCTCGCCGTATTTGCCGCCCAGCAACTCCTGCAGCGCGGCGGCCGCGTTGGGGTCCTTCCGTTTCGGTGCGGGAAGCTCGGCTTGTAGCTTGTCGACGCGCATGAACATGGGAGGAGGCCTCTCGCTGCTGCCGGTCACCACCGGAACGTGCGCCGCAGAAAGCCCCGAGCATCGTCACAGCCAGGATCGGCCCGATGGTCGGAGGTTCGGTCGGGCACTGGGTGTGCGGTCGGAACCGCGCGATGAAGGCGTCTGTTCCCGGCCCCACGCTCCGGTTGCAGGTTTAACGCCGGGCCGCTCCGCCCCCAGACCTGCCATGCGCCGCGGCGTCGCGGTGCGCAAAAGCGTCACCAAGAAAACATCTGTCGATCGTGGGATTGAATACATGATGCCTTGCGTTGAGCGGGCCTAGCGGCTCTGCTAGCACCCTGTGCCAGAAGGTCCCGGCGGAAGATCGGGGCCTGGGAGGAGCAAGGCCCGTGACACCCTGGAATCAGGTCTACGATCCGTTCGGGAGCCAATGGCTCTCGACCTTCATGGCATCGCTGCCGGTGATTGCCCTGCTCGGCATGATCGCGAGCGGCAAGATCAAGGTGCACATCGCCGCCATCCTCGCCCTCGTCGTCGCCTTCCTCGTGGCGGTGGTGGCCTTCGGCATGCCAACCGACCTCGCCGTCCGGGCGACCCTCCTCGGCGTCGTCACGGGCATGTTCCCGATCGGCTGGATCATCCTCAACGTCATCTTCCTCTACCGGCTGACGGTGGAGAAGGGCTGGTTCGCGATCCTCCAGCAATCGGTGGCCGGCATCACCGAGGACCGGCGCATCCAGCTCCTGCTGGTCGCCTTCGCCTTCGGCGCCTTCTTCGAGGGCGCGGGCGGCTTCGGCACCCCGGTGGCCGTCACCGGCGCCATCCTGATCGGGCTCGGCTTCTCGCCGCTGGCCGCCTCCGGCCTCTCGCTCATCGCCAACACCGCCCCCGTCGCCTACGGCGCACTCGGCGCGCCGGTGCAGGGTCTGGCCTCGGTGACGGGCTACGACCCCTACATCCTCGGCGCGATGATCGGCCGTCAGCTGCCGTTCTTCTCCGTGATCGTGCCGTTCTGGCTGATCTGGGTGTTCGCGGGCTTCCGCGGCATGATCGCGATCTGGCCGCCGATCGCCGTCTGCGGCATCTCGTTTGCCGCGGCGCAGTTCCTGATCTCGAACTACATCAACCCCTGGATCGTCGATATCGGCGCCTCGCTGGTCTCGATGGCCGCCCTCGTCGCCTTCCTGAAGGTGTGGCGTCCGGCCCAGCTGTGGACCTCGCCCGCCCTGCGCGGCCACGACCCGTCGGTCGGCTACGGTGAGCCGCGCCCGGCCTCTCTCGGCGCGGGCGTCCCCGGTGATCTGCCCAAGGTGCATGTCGGCGGCCGCACCGCCTCGTCGAGCGAGATCTTCATGGCCTGGGTGCCGTGGATCATCCTCTCGATCATCGTGGCGATCTGGGGCACCGGCTGGTTCAAGGGCATCGTCAACCCGATCTTCTCGTGGAAGTACGAGGTGCCGGGCCTGCACAACATGATCATGAAGGTGCCCCCGGTGGAGGCCGCGCCGAAGGCCGAGGCCGCGATCTTCAACTTCACCTACATGTCCTACACCGGCACGGGCGTGCTGTTCGCCGCGATCATCTCCGGCATCATCATGCGGTTCTCGCCGGTCCGCCTCGTCACGGCGTATTTCGAGACGATCTGGGTGCTGCGCTACTCGCTCATCACCATCGCCGCGATGCTCGCCCTCGGCGTGCTCACCCGCTACGCCGGCGTCGACGCCACGCTCGGCCTCGCCTTCGCCGGCACGGGCATCCTCTACCCGTTCTTCGGCACGCTGCTGGGCTGGCTCGGCGTCGCGCTGACGGGTTCGGACACGGCCTCGAACGTGCTGTTCGGCGGCCTGCAGCGGATCACTTCGGAGCAGCTCGGACTGTCGGGCATCCTCATGGCCTCGGCGAACTCGTCGGGCGGCGTGATGGGCAAGATGATCGACGCCCAGTCGATCGTCGTGGCCTCGACGGCGACGGGCTATTTCGGCCAGGAGAGCAAGATCCTGCGCTTCGTGTTCTGGCACTCGATCGTACTGGCCTGCCTCGTCGGCGGCCTCGTGATGCTCCAGGCCTACGTCTACCCGTTCACCGAGATGGTGATCCATCCGGCCGCGACGGCACCCGCCGCGCACTGATTGGCCGGATCGACGGCACACAAACGAAGCCCGCCCCGAGCGATCGGGGCGGGCTTTTTCGTGGGTCTGAACTAGCGTGGGCCGGGCGCGTCCGGCTTTGCAGCCTCGACCGGCAACGGCCGGGCGAGCCGACCTTCCTCGGCGCGGTGAACGTATTGGCTCGCCACCAGCCATCCCTTGAAGAAGCGCAAGGGGAGGGTGCAGGCGATCAGCACCACGGGCAGGGTCAGGGCGAAGTGGAGCCAGACCGGCGGGTCGTAGGTCAGCTCCAGCCAC from the Methylorubrum extorquens genome contains:
- the serS gene encoding Serine--tRNA ligase, translated to MHDIRAIRENPEAFDRDLERRGLAPLSAELIALDDARKAAVSAAQAAQERRNALSKEIGAAKKAKDEARATELMAEVARLKEEAPGLEAAQGEAAKALDERLAAIPNRPKDDVPPGADEHGNVEYRRFDSSRERLAQGRQHFELGEATGLMDFEAAAKLSGSRFVVLKGQLARLERALGQFMLDLHTGEHGYTEVVPPVLVRDEAMFGTAQLPKFRDDQFATSFSDKQILDLFDGMVSQAYLDAEKMASEDGKYQIEGLKEIFEQQRPIWRARFDSEKDAQLRRWLIPTAEVPLTNLVRESILAEDELPLRFTALTPCFRAEAGAAGRDTRGMLRQHQFNKVELVSITAPEKSAEEHERMLACAEAVLQKLDLTYRVMTLCTGDMGFASQKTYDIEVWVPGQQTYREISSCSVCGEFQARRMNARYRAKEGRGVGFVHTLNGSGVAVGRALIAVMENYQNPDGSVTIPSALQPYMGGLTRIEGPKN
- a CDS encoding putative protein precursor, N-terminal membrane lipoprotein lipid attachment site and C-terminal peptidase domain (Evidence 3 : Putative function from multiple computational evidences; Product type e : enzyme); its protein translation is MRVRGKILGLRTLSRFALIGMIGGGTAACSSDASRLGDPFTNPFASLTGEPSATGSLPNDGVESEMAPAPAIRTPRIQSQALPAPGPALSPRPGAVSAAPAAPRTVTRVATAEPISGGMASNVAGLNPDAGRAMTPRASAPAPQPKLQFGKPVDKAAEKAAEKRAAEAAAAKAAEARRDAERQVAAAKVAEAKAAEAKAAEKAAQSKKLADAKAAEAKKAAEAAKHPRPGQKGAEKVAKAEPKVDPKDAAKEAAKAEAARKAEADAKQAKADAAKKLAEARAAETAAKAAAKESKEAAKASAKEAAPAAPVKVASADASAPIPAAAPQAAAESFRWPAKGRIINAYGSSGNEGINIAVPEGTPVKAAEDGTVAYAGSDVKGYGKLVLVRHNNGYVSAYAHNGELDVRPGEKVKRGQTIAKSGATGNVTSPQLHFELRKGATPVDPMPHLGG
- the surE gene encoding 5'-nucleotidase surE (Nucleoside 5'-monophosphate phosphohydrolase) (Evidence 2b : Function from indirect experimental evidences (e.g. phenotypes); PubMedId : 12597275; Product type e : enzyme); protein product: MRILVTNDDGIHAPGLETLEGIARVLSDDVWVVAPETDQSGVSHSLSLNDPLRLRQIGEKRFAVKGTPSDCIIMGVAHILKDHKPDLVLSGVNRGQNVAEDVTYSGTIAGAMEGTILGIRSIALSQAYGAGGRANLKWACAATHGPRVIEKILEIGIEPGILVNVNFPDCEPEDVQGVAVSAQGQRNQALLQIDARHDGRGNPYFWLAFAKARFEPGNGTDLKAIAENRISVTPLRLDLTDEPELTRFAAAFRA
- a CDS encoding conserved protein of unknown function, ATPase family protein (Evidence 4 : Unknown function but conserved in other organisms), with the protein product MASEPTPADPIPNLLPLLERIAAALERAAPSTVPKVDTSAADAFLWGPERRLIPVPRVNRVEIGLLTGIDRARDTLVENTERFARGLPANNALLWGARGMGKSSLVKAAHAEINARRPEGARPMKLVEIHREDIEALPELMSLLRNDPHPWLVFCDDLSFDADDTSYKSLKTALDGGIEGRPGNVLFYATSNRRHLLAREMVENERSTAINPGEAVEEKVSLSDRFGLWLGFHKCSQDEYLAMIRAYVERYALDVEPDRVRAEALEWATTRGSRSGRTAFQFIQDLAGRLGQRLDG
- the pcm gene encoding protein-L-isoaspartate O-methyltransferase (Evidence 2b : Function from indirect experimental evidences (e.g. phenotypes); Product type e : enzyme), which encodes MPPEAGEPDERAERLSAGLAEATGNAAFVLALRERGVRDTAVLRAMEQVPRERFAPPALRPHARRDIALPLACGQTMTAPSVVAQMLGALDLAPGQRVLEVGTGTGYVTALLVRLGAAHVRSLERYEGLARAARAHLGRDLSDVTVETNDGLAPEVVRGGSYDRILVNGSLAALPPHLPAALKSGGRLVVGHWTGRGSRLVTLTRDSAAAYARTEGAALRLGPLTPGRALAP